TACTCCGCTCGCGGGCGCTTGTGAAGGACCTCGTCAATGCCGACGACGCGGAGGAGGTGTCGCTCGTCGACAACGTCACCACGGCCGCGGCCATCGTGCTCCAGCAGGTCGGCCGCGGGTTCGCCGAGTCGAGGTTCGAGCCCGGGGACGCGGTCCTGGTGTTCCACTGCGTGTTCCAGGCCGTGAAGAAGTCGATTCAGGCGTACGTGGCCAGCGCGGGGGGCTCGATTGTCGAGGTCGAGTTGCCGTTCCCCGTGAGCTCGAACGAGCAGGTCATTGCAGCGTTTAGGAAGGGGttagagagagggaaaaagaacggTAGGAGAGTGAGGTTGGCTATAATCGATCATATCACCTCCATGCCGTCGGTGCTGATTCCGGTGAAGGAATTAGTTAAGGTTTGTAGGGAGGAGGGCGTAGATCAGGTTTTTGTGGATGCGGCGCACGCGATTGGTAGCGTCGAGGTCGATGTGCAGGACATTGGGGCTGATTTTTACGTGAGCAATCTGCATAAGTGGTTCTTTTGCCCGCCTTCCGTGGCATTCTTGTATTGTCGGAAATCGTCGGGTTTGGTGAGCAACATGCACCATCCTGTGGTTACACATGAATATGGGAATGGATTGCCGATAGAGAGCGCGTGGGTTGGCACTAGGGATTATAGTTCTCAGCTTGTTGTCCCTGCGGCATTTGAATTCGTGGAGAGATTCGAAGGAGGGATTCAGGGGATCATAAAGAGGAATCACGAGCAAGTTGTGAAAATGGGACAAATGCTGGCAGAATCTTGGGGGACAAATCTCGGTTCTCCACCAGAAATGTGTGCTAGTATGATCATGGTTGGTCTTCCTTCAAAGCTGTGTATTTTCGGCGGAGAGGATGCTCTGAGGCTAAGGTCGTATTTGCGGGTGAATCATGGGATCGAAGTGCCTATACACTACCAGGCTCCGGCCGATGGTGTTGATGGACCTAGGGACAAGGATGGGAGCATAACGGGATATGCTCGCATTTCTCATCAAGTTTACAACACTGAAGACGATTATTTCAGGTTCAGGGATGCAATAAATCAACTGGTTGAGAATAATGTTACTTGCAAAATGCTCCCTGTAGAGTGAAAAAGGTATTCTTTTCTCACCCATGGGATCATCTCACAACAGGGATCATAATTTCTATTCTTCATGCCTTCTATGCCTTGAACTTAGAGCCACTCATATGCTACTTTatatcatcttcattttcattgtggATAGAAGATGCAGAGGTTGCTGTTCTATTAGTTGATCTGAGTTAAGCACAGCAATTGCAGACATATGGCTCATTTGAATTCTCTGATGATTGAATAATCAGCTCTTTAGGCATTTCAGGACCGCTTCTGTGTGCCAGTTGATCACTTGATTTGTCAAATGCTGGCTGGCTTGACCTgtcatttttctctttgcttcttGTAGGATATTCTCTATTAACACAATGCTTTTATGGGATTTTTGCAATTCTATTGGAGGATTATTGTAATTGAAGATTGATATAGAGCACTCCCTCACTTTAGTACATGATGCATGCTTATATTGTTCTTCTGCTTAGGCTTCCTTTAGAACGTTTTCTATGGAATATCTAAGGATTTGAACGTTTTCCCTGTGAAATTTTATAAACTATTTTGCAGAAATGCGATGAAGTCTCCCCCCTATGACTATATGAGTTTCCTTTTGACTTTTTAGCATGAAGACGTGTAGTTCTTGGACTAATTGCAGAATTTCTCTGCTCTCAGAGATTTCTATAAATCCTATCCTGAGCTGCAATCATATGTGTGCAATTTCCATCAAATGATTGACCGTCTTGAGGCCTATTTGAAATAAGAAAGCCAGGGCAATGGCGGTTTTGACTAGATGTGAGGTTTTGACTGTCTTTGCTAAGTCTAGGTGTGAGGTGAGGTTTCCCTCTGATGGCACCAATTCTATCTTCGCCCAAATAACTCTTTATTTAGGTTTCAAGGTTCAAGCATGTTGAAAGTGGACAGTATTCCCATTCCAATAGCTTGTATATATGTATGGTTGATTTGCTGTGTGGATACTGATCTGCACTTAGAACGTTACTTTAAGCTTCCTCTGCTTTCATGCACTTCATCTTAGAAAAACATTGACGATGGATGTCATGTTTTGAGTGCATTTGTTTTGCTTGGCTAGAGTTTACAGATAGcctcttcttatttttcatgcTGTGTTGGCAGATCCGTTTCTTGATTTGCAGTTGACGAGCCTTGTTTGGAGTGATGCAACTCTTTCACTACTGTGCCAATGTCCACGGCTTGTTATGTTTTGGTAGCATGTGGATGGCTGGGTGGAATTGTACACGTGCTCTTCAAATTTTTGATGGTTTTCCAATAATAACTGCTTTGAGCTGACACTTGTGGATGAGACAGCCATATTGTATCGACATAAACAGTGAATCTTAGAAATTTGACCATTAGTTCCAACTCACTAAATTTCAATAGTTGTCCTGCCAACATGGTCCAATGATAGCTTCATAATTGACTTTTAGTTTGTCTTGGGGATTGATGGTCGAAATCTCTTCCAGTGGAGACTATTCGTGTATGGTGAAGCCATTTGCCTCTTCTATGTTGGATAAGCGGTAATTTCACTTTTGGATGTGAAGCCTAGAGTGAGAGGTGATGTGGACAGATTGAACAAGTCGCCAGAAGTTAATTTATCATGTTTTTGTCAATGAATTGACGCTTGGCTTTGAATGATTCCGGGGCGGACTccattttcactttcttctGCTATCTATCCTTGTTTGTGATTAGAAGATGATTCATCAAAGAAGACATTCATAAGAAAGATGcaacaaaattcaaaagaaacgTCATGAAACCAAAGAGCTCATGTGATGAGCAACCAAGGAATGATTCCAGGGCGGACatcattttcactttcttctGCTATCTATCCTTGTTTGTGATTAGAAGATGATTCATCAAGGAAGACATTCATAAGAAAGATGcaacaaaattcaaaagaaacgTCATGAAACTGGAGAGCTCATGTGATGAGCAACCAAGGATGCGCAGAAATATGCAGTGAAGGTAAGAAATGTTCAAACAGAATCAAGATTGTAATTGACTCAATCAGTGAAAAGTCTGATCCGATTGAAAAGCTAGGCATGTATCACATGAATTTTCTAAGTGCCGAGTCAGTCGGGGTGCCCATATCACCCATAACATAGACCATTACCCAGCTGAATTCTCTACTGGTGAAGAGAAGAGAAGTGCGGCTGAAATGAAGAGGACTGCCGAGAGTCTGGATTCGGTTCTCAAAAAGTGGGTGGAGGGAACAGCGGAAAAGAAGGTCCTAGGGCAAAGCCGAGGACGATGAGCAGGACTTCATTCATTTCGTGCTTTCTGCATTGGAATTGGAGGATGGGAATAACTCTGTTTAAGCGGCTGATACTGTTCCTCATGCCACTCGGTTACTACACCTAGCACTAGCAGTACTGATCCGTGTTCGTGCCCCTAGTTCTCGGTCAAATTAGTTAGTTAAGATGTAGAAGTCCAAGCATGCGATGGCGAAAACCAAgttataagaaaattcaaacgcGATTCAACGTTTCTACCTCCCACACAACAAGCAAAGTCCAGCCAATTGAGGAAATGTCTGCAACTGCTTCAAAGGGACACCATACATTTCAATAAGAAATACACGTGATAGTAGATGGATGACCAAACAGGCTGGTTCAATTTTGAGAACCGAATCAAACTAGTCTTGCCTGCCTGATGGGCTTCTGTTCagtttttggataaaaaatgaGGACCGGCCTTAACTGGTTTGTTTCCCGGTTTCATGCCATGAATTGGTTGTCAGTTTTACCCGGGAGCGGCCTTGCTTGTTCCCGGGTATATTTTGGTTTTTTACAGTTCAAAATCGAACCCTAAATCTGTATAGCAGATGAAATTGATGTAGCGAACACAGCCGAGATAGGTTTGAGTACGAGGAGGGCCTAAATTGATGCAAGGAATGCCGAGATATTATCtctaaaagaagaaagattatCACAGTGCGTGCAACATTATCCAAGGTTGCTCTTTTATGAGAAGATGACATAGCACGATTGTTGACTCGTAGCAAACGCATAGTCTCTCTGTGTTGACAACAAACCAAATCCCGGACTGCCATTTCACCTGCATGCATGAGCTTGACCCTTTTTAAGCTCTCCACCGAGAGGAGAGCTTGACCCCTTCCGTTATAGATACAGATTAGCTCTCTTACTAAGAATATCCTGATCTGGAGGAAGTTGTAAGTGTGAACCAAGAACCCAAAATAAGCAAATGGTCACTTCCACACCTACACAAAACACACACTCCTCTCTGTACATTGCACATATGATGAGCTTCTGATGAAAAATTGGATGAAATTGGAAAATCTCTgttttcaaagaagaagatgaaactgTTGCGTCACCAGGCAAGGGGATTTCTACAATCCTACATATCCTGGCTTCAATACGACGGAGAGTGAACCGAGAGCCCTCCTTCCCGTTTGCAGAGCTTTTCTGGTTCACGCCTTGCTCTGCTCTCCTTTCTCTCATCACCAAAACTGTGCTGTCGGATCGGGTTACAAACCTGAATAGGAGTCTGCAGTTCGTGTCTGGTTTTGGTTCCCGCaggttttctattttatttatttttgtatatttCCTCATTGAATGTTGTGATCAAACAAAAGGAGAGGGTGATTTAAGGTTTTCAAAAGTAGACTTGCCTTGCAACTTGTCTTGGAAGAAACCTTTCTTGTCATCAACATTGTACTCAAAATTGTTTTCCCTCTTAATTTATAGCAATTTTGGCCTTAAGTAAATATAGTTCTGTGCAGTAATTGTCGATGAAAATGTGTTTTGTGCATGGTTTCGAGATTGCATTCACTGAGATTTCATTGCAGGCAATGAATAGAACAATTTGCTAAGTTAAAAACCAGTTTGTAAGCGAAAGAGAGTTATCCTGACCATTCTTTGAGAGCTGTTTTGTGGCATTTACATTTTGAAGAAATCTGGCCCTTCTCTGGGAAGCATTCTCCGTTATAGTTTACTATAAGCAAGCTTAGTGAATTTCAGTTAATGCAATATCACCCCCAACAGACATAAACCATGCAATATCTCATTGAATGCAATCTCAGAAACCATGCACAAAACGCATTTTCATTGACAGTAATTTTCCAGCAACCATATTTTCTTAAGGCCAAAATTGCGATCGATTAagagggaaaacattttttagtaGAAGTAGTCGTGGGATGAAGCGCCTGGTTAGGGAACCATGCCTGGTCATCAGGATCAGAAGCCTTCAAGTCAGCAAAAGCTTTGAGGGCTTGATTGAACCAATGACAGCAATTCAGCGCTGCGTGCCTTGGTCAGATTTGAAAACGTAATTCTGCTTGTTGTCCTTTAGGttgattattacttgctttcgGATCCTTCTCTTTGTTGGCATTGTCGGAGTTCTGCAAACGAAACTGATCAATGTTGCACTCCCTTGGACTGAAATTGCTCTGGCCTTGCTTTCCACGCTTGTTGAAAGTGTCACTCCCCCATCAcatttggggtgtgacatttGTTGGTATTATTGCGACATCGTTGGATTAACTCACTCGAAGTATTGTCCACTTTAGCTTATTTAGCCTTTGGTGTAGGTAGGCACTATCCCTAGAGAAGGTCACCCATCTGGTAGTGTTTTAACTTGGGCTTGTTTAATTTTGGAGTTCCAAATCGCTCTCCCCTCGGTGCATATTTCAGTTCATTTTTATCCCCTTTGTCATCCTAGAAGTCTGTCAGAAGTCACTTCTTGTCTAGGCCCTTTGGCCCCAGCAACCACTCCTTGCCCTTGTTGAAGGGGTCATTACAGACCCACCACTTTCCACCCGGTTTGTCCTGAAATTACACACCTATTAGAGGGGATTCTGCTTTGATACCATATTGTGATATTCCTAAATTAACTCACTTGGAGTATTGTCCGCTTTTGCCTATCCTATATTGAGCCTCATGGTTTAATCCTTTGACATACATGCAGGCACTTTCCCTAGAAGTCACTCATTGCTCTAGCACGGGCTCGTTAAACTTAGGAGTTTCAAACCAAAACTTGCCGTTATATAAAAAAGCATTCTCATGAGTCAATTCTAGTTTTTATGTATATATCCCAGACTCACTTCCCCTAGTTTGGTGCATAGTTTGGTTTACTCCTACCCCTTCACCATCCTAGAAGCCTCTTGTTTGGAGCCGCTTTTtgtctttgaaatatttgaccAACAAAAGCATTCTGATTCGAGAAGCCAGATTCTTTAGAGCCATGCCACTTTCTCATAGTTTCATGGCCTTGAAGGAGCGGCACAATATCAGCATAAGAAGGAACAGAAGGGTTTAATATGGAGGTAACAAAAGACTCGTATTTCTTACCCAAGCCACGAAGaagtgagaaaattttagagctATCACTCACAAGCTTTCCAATAGCAGCAAGCACAAATGTACTTGAAAAAGGCTGATATAATCATAGTATAAATGcctttcttttacattttgaGGCTGTCACGTCAATAATATTCACTTCTTGAGATCTCTTGCAAAGGAGTTGATTGAGAAATATTACACCTCAGCAGTCGTCTCAAGCCCGACAACCATGCCAAGAACACCTTCAGACAATGTTCAGTGATTCATCCACGCAGGCGACAATCAGACCATTTCCATGCGTTGTACATTGGAtttgaaattaagttttttCCATTCACAACTTCAGTGTTTGGGACTACAATTTCATTAACTGGTGCAGGATAATCTCCAGTAATAGATCCCAGTGTATCCTGGCTTTCTAAGAGATCCATAGTTTGGGTCTGCCAAAATTAATCATCACAAAGTTTGCGACATTTGGGGTCAATGGATGATGGTACTTAGAGGAGCTTGAGCTTGCCATTGTAGATAGATAGCTTCGAGAAagggcttttcttttctaaagatCTGATACCATGTGATTGTTTAAGAGTGGTTTTGAAATGAATAGGCCAACTTGCTCTCAATCTTAGTCTCTGCTTTGTATAAAATATGTCTACGACTTTCAAATACAAGCTAAATAAAATGGAGATGACATGGATGACAGATAACAACTCTCTCTAAGCTTTAAACAAAGTAGagatagaataaaataatcaacAAATTACTGTAATCTTGAGGTGGTTTCTTCCAACAGTACGATATCATCGTTTGAATTTAATCCACAGAAGCAACCACACACCAAATCATGTTATTGCCTGTTTTGTTAAGGCAGATTAAGAATAAGATAGATTACTAAAGTTCAGATATCTTACAATAGAGCTGCTCTCTTCCTCAAGAAACTTAGGCAGCATAAAGTTTGACCTCCTAAGCATCACCGCGAAGGCATGGAAATGTCTCTGCAACTGATAACGCTTTTTGTTTCATATCTGCATATTTTATCAGCTAGATTATATAATCCTCTTTCTACCGAACTTTTTGTGATGCTATTTTGACCAACAAAAGATGGTAAGAATTAATCTCCTTCTTACTTTAATTTAGTTCTTTCTTGGATATATCATTTCATTTGTTGCTTCAGACTTGAAAGCCAAAGATGCCCCCAGCAAACCATTAAATGAAGACTTCAGGAAACTTAAATTCTCTCCTCTTATTTGCTGGACCTAAAAGAACATGCCAATGGCAGTTTTGACATTGCTGAACAACCATGCTGTCACGAATATATGTAAGACGAGAGAAATATATGAACAgtacttacaaaaaaaaaatagtatggTCACCTATTACATGGGAAAGGAGGACACAACCAAAATCGGTTGCACAAAACGTAATTACAATGATGCTGCGCTCATGTTAAGAGCAACCAAGGATGCGTAGAAACCGTCTTTGATATTAATCAGGGAGTCATGCTTTCCTTTCTCAACGATCACTCCATTTTTTACCACCGCAATCACGTCTGCATTTTTAATGGTTGATAATCTATGCGCCACTACAACTGTAGTTCTATTGACCATGACTTTGTCTAATGCATCTTGAACCACTCTTTCAGATTCAGCATCCAATGCACTAGTAGCCTCGTCGAGTAAGAGTATCTTTGGATCCTTCACCATAGCACGTGCAATGGCCACCCGCTGCTTCTGCCCACCAGATAACTGGATTCCACGCTTGCCTACTAATGTGTCATAACCCTGCATAGTCATTGCGATATAGGTAACTATGATTTTCAGGAAACTAGATTACTTATTGCTTGCCTAACCTGCATTCTTCTATCTTGTATTAGGGACGAGATAAACTTGCCTGTTGCAAACTACTGATAAACTTATGAGCATTTGCCAACTCTGATGCAGTCAATATCTCTGCTTCCGTTGT
The nucleotide sequence above comes from Eucalyptus grandis isolate ANBG69807.140 chromosome 2, ASM1654582v1, whole genome shotgun sequence. Encoded proteins:
- the LOC104424621 gene encoding L-cysteine desulfhydrase: MDRRRDDDGGGDGHGSRNGTCRREPGEGERDRERAGKKPRLPAAPISGAELRSEFSHHQRGVARINNGSFGSCPGSVLAAHRDWQLRFLQQPDEFYFNSLRGGILRSRALVKDLVNADDAEEVSLVDNVTTAAAIVLQQVGRGFAESRFEPGDAVLVFHCVFQAVKKSIQAYVASAGGSIVEVELPFPVSSNEQVIAAFRKGLERGKKNGRRVRLAIIDHITSMPSVLIPVKELVKVCREEGVDQVFVDAAHAIGSVEVDVQDIGADFYVSNLHKWFFCPPSVAFLYCRKSSGLVSNMHHPVVTHEYGNGLPIESAWVGTRDYSSQLVVPAAFEFVERFEGGIQGIIKRNHEQVVKMGQMLAESWGTNLGSPPEMCASMIMVGLPSKLCIFGGEDALRLRSYLRVNHGIEVPIHYQAPADGVDGPRDKDGSITGYARISHQVYNTEDDYFRFRDAINQLVENNVTCKMLPVE